In the genome of Brachypodium distachyon strain Bd21 chromosome 3, Brachypodium_distachyon_v3.0, whole genome shotgun sequence, the window ATCATATTTTGTATAGTAACTAAATATTTGTTACTATAATTTAAAGTTATTTTACACTTGTGTATTACATGAGTTCTTTAAATATTTCGGTCTTATTCATCAAATTTGTACCAAATATCAATTAATATCTACCACCTATAATATATAAAAATGAATATGATTTGCGAACAGTTTCTAGGTCTAGTGAACAGGCGAGCAACAACTCAaatttttataaaaataaaaatatagttatattttttaaGATATCTTAGTATTTATTGATCTAAAAAGATCAGGTAGATATTTTGCACAATAAATAAGATTTTTCTCCATACTTTTAGAGATATGCTATTTAATCAGCAAGAACTACAAGAGCCGAAACATGATCTGTCGAATCGGTACTTCTTATACTTAGCTAAAGAAAAATGCACCACTTGATAATGATTCTCTATTGTCATTAAGCAAAAAAATGCAGGTAAAAGAAAGACAATTAAGACAATAGTGAGTAATCATGCGTGTATGGACATCAACTGTATATAGCCAAAATAATTAGGAGTGTGTTATACAAGAAAACACTTCATCAGTAGTTAAAAGGACGAGAAAAATAGACAAGTACAAGCAAAATACAAATTCTTATTTACATCGGATGAATTGTGCGACTAACTTCTTATATGTGAGTCTGAGGGCCGGGCCAGGCTAAGCCCGGTTAGTAGCAAAGCGAGCTGTTGGCCAGCTTATAcacctctccctccctctacCCTATCTCATTGCCGAGTGCTCCGTCCCCCTCACTCGAAAGAAAATCATATGATACATGGTCCAATTTTCCATCATGCTGAAACTTTAACTTCTTAAATACGTGACATGTGACATTGCAAATGTGAAAACATGTTAAAAAATCTCATTTACTCTTTGGTTGCTTGTTCTCAGTTCCTCTGGTTCGATGGCAAAACAGATTGTTCGGCCATCGTACATCAATCGATTCCACAGCATAAAACGACATTGACtgtcttttgtgtttttgtttttcagttcGTCACTTATCCCTGTCTCCTCTCTTCATCTCGCGGCGACGACGGGAGCTGAGACGGCGACCTCCACGGCAGCAAATGGAGCCCCCTTCTACGATCCCATCGTCTCGTTGGTCGCTGTTGTGTGGTGGCACTAGGACGACCTGCAATCCATGTCTGCTCACTTTCCTCCCGCGGtccctttcttttttattttctcctaGAAAAGGTGTGGTTAAAGATCAATGCACCAGTCTAACTCGATGGACAACTAGACCAGATCAGGTCTCGTACTCCGTGACTCGTCTTCCTcatcgcgcgagcgccgccacccctccgtccccatcccgctgccgagcgccccagcccctaGCTCGTATttctcctcgcgcgagcgcctcggccgcaggttgatctccccttcgattctctctctctctctctcccgaccGTTTTTCCTCCCATTACCCCACGAAccgattccgccctttagcttcccgtttcatcttccccaattcataactgaggcaaaaatcaaggtagggccgccctaccttgccctactgagTCCTCCGCTCGTGCTTGTTTGTGTTTTTAGAACTGTGCGACTTCTGTGCTTTGGTTGCTGGTGCTGGTCTGTGTGGCAGTTAGTGATTACTTCTAGTTAGTGATTACTTATAGTAGGTGGAGTAACACTTAGCACCTAACAGTATCTGAAACTTAGGATGGAGATGTTAAGTTCAGGAGAACTGGCTAGAGTGCCAACTATGGTTCTCTTATTAGTTTCACCATATATTTGTATCTGATTCAAATACTGAACCGGCAGATTCGGTTCGATCAAGCATTGGCGTTGGCAGAGTTTGGGAGTACGTTTCGCCCTCGATTTAGCTAGAAGCTAGATTTCTCTAAAATCTATAGCCTCAAGCCTTGGAGGAAAGGATTCATCTCTTCCAGAATGGCTGCTGCGAATGGTGAAACTTCGTGCGGATCCTTGCTGCAAAAATTACAGGTACGTGCTAACTCTGCCCTTTACTTGATCATGCCATTAAACAAATGATTATTTCTTTCTCGTGTTTGATTTTGATGACACGgtgatttctttccttttctgtttttcggTTATCAGTTTGTATGGGACGAAGTTGGCGAGAGCGACAAGGACCGCGACAAAGTTCTGTTTCAGTTGGATCAGGAATGCTTGGATGTCTACAAGAGGAAAGTTGACCAGGCACTCAAGTCAAGGGACCTTCTTCTCCAAGCTCTGGACTACTCAAAGATGGAGCTTGCTAGGCTTGCTTCTGCCCTCGGAGAGAAATCCATAGCAACGAGTGTATGTGAAAATATGTGTGCTTTCAATACATTTAGGTTAATGTCAGTCCGACTGTAGCAACGAAGAGATGTAGGCATGCTTGATCCACTAGAGTTTTCTGTATTCTCAGTGTCTTGTAGATAAATAAATTTATTGTGGATCCACTCTAGCAATGTTTGGTGTTTCCTGTGTTGGGCTTCCAGTTCTGATCTGTCATCTGCCATGCTAGATTACATTCAATTCTGACCTTGCTAGTACTTTTATTAGTCTATATAATTTCAGTTCCAAAGAAGTTGATCTTACTAGTCACTGACTTACTGTATGCCAGATATGAGATGATACTTTGACATGTTTTGTAAAGATTACTTAGGTGTAAAATTAATAATGCTTAAGTTATGCAGCCTGAAAAAACAACACGGACAATCAAGCAACAACTAGCTGCTTTAGCTCCAACACTTGAGCAATTGGgcaagcagaaaaagaagagaatacAGGAATTTGCTGATGTACAGTCAAGAATCGAGCAAATAAGGGGTGAGATTGCTGGTAGTCTTGAGATAGGCCAGCAGGTGGCAATACCACAAGTTAATGAGGACGACCTGACAGATGAGAAGCTTGGGGATTTTCAGTCTCAGCTCCAACAACTCGAGAAAAAGAAGGTGTGCACTTCtctgttttcattttttttcgaaaaggggaatGCCTTGGCCTCTGTTTCATTTGCTTTGTAGTTCTATTTAGTATTTGTCCATGGTCGTGCGTATCTTTGATGTCATGGAGACCATAAGATACATTTCCCTTGACATtacagagagagagactgGAGAAAGTGCTTGAGCATGTAAATACAGTACAAGATCTCTGTACTGTATCGGGGATGGATTATTTTAGCACAATAACTGAAGTTCATAACAGTCTAGACGACTCTATTGGTAAGGATCGCAAGAGCATTAGCAATGATACCCTGTCTAAACTTGACAGGACGATAGCTACTCTTAATGAGGACAAAAGGTTGAGGTTAAAAAAGGTGAGCATGTATTCCATTTATGTTCTGATCAATCAACAACTATGCTATtccttctcgcaaaaaaaaaagaaaaaaaatctattccTACCTCTACAATCTCATGAATATTAAAAACTCATTTTCAGCTTCAAGAGCTTGCCACTCAGCTACATGATCTATGGGATCTCATGGATACCCCCCCGGAGGAAAGAAGCTTGTTTGATCATGTTGCCTGTAATAGAACATCGACTGTCGAGGAAGTTACTGCACCTGGAGCACTTGCTCTAGACATAATTAATCAAGTGAGATGAAGCAACAGCttgtttattttccttttgtctTCTTGTTTGACCTTTTCCCCCCGATATTCAGGCCGAGATTGAGGTTCAGAGATTGGATGAGCTAAAATATAGCAAGATGAAAGAAATAGCTTTTAAGAAGCAAACGACGCTGGAAGACATATATGCTGCTGCTCACATAATGCTAGACACAGCAGCTGCCCATGATAAAATATTTGCACTGATCGAGTCAGGGATGGAACCTTCAGAATTAATTGCTGACATGGATAGTCAGATAATCAAAGCAGGGGAAGAAGCTTTAAGCAGAAAAGAAATATTAGATAAAGTTGAGAGATGGATTGCTGCATGTGAGGAGGAAAGCTGGCTTGAAGACTATAACCGGGTATTGCTAGTTATGAGTTCTAGTAAACCATGCTATCATGCTTGTATTCTCAGGCTGTTTAAGTAGTGCCACTGACTGATTCATGTTTggaatatttttcttattgttAATTCCTTTTGCAGGACGACAACAGATATAATTCAGGCCGAGGTGCCCACCTGAATCTCAAACGTGCAGAAAAGGCTCGTATTCAAGTTAACAAAATTCCAGGTGCTTTTGTTGGTGCATAATTAATAATCTTTGCTGTGACACTGAATAATTCGATGCCTTCCTTTTGATGCATTTACTACTGTCTAGTGTAGAAGAGCTACTTTGTGGGAAAATGCAGAATATGTTAATGCCTTTTTCCTTAAAGTATGTTACTTGCTGATgtaagcattttttttctagccCTTGTTGAGACACTGGTAGGCAAGACGAGGGCTTGGGAAGAGAATCATGGTCTATCCTTCACGTATGATGGGGTTCCTCTTCTAGCTATGTTGGATGAGTATGTTATGCTTAGgcaagagaaggaagaagagaagaaaaaaatgcgGGTTAGTGTTATTTCCTTTATTGTACTCTTAGAGGATTTTCAGTGGCAACTGCATATTGAATTGGAATGCAATTGTGTCCTTCTAGTCATGccattctttctttctttctattaATGCCATGTAGCTACAATATATTGCACGTGTTTTATCCAGGCCCCCACAGTCAATCCGCCATGGTGCCCATATAGACGTCACTTATGTAGTTGCATACTGAATTTCTTTGTCAGTTACCAGTTTGCCTCAGTCCCGAATTACATTATGTTTTGTTGAAGATATTTGAGGTCCAcacaaaccaataaggttgcTGTGGTGATACTAATCATTTTCGATGAAATGTTGTGATTGCTATCAGCTGTCATCTGTTCTGTTTCTTTCAAATTCCAGGAGCAAAAACGCTACAGTGAGCAGCTACTCAACATCGAGCGTGAAGGGCCCTTCGGAACACGTGTCAGTCCCTATAGACTGGCTGGTGCAAAGAAGGTAGCTAGCCCAAAGCCTGACAATGGTGCATCAAATGCTGCTCCAGGTAGAAGACTATCAACAAGCACTCAGCAGAACGAGAGAAAGAGTGCCCGGTCTGCTGGCAAGGATTGTAAGAAAGATTCTGCTGCGAGTCTGGCTGTGACGAATACAACAGCTTCCCCGGGCAAAGCAGCAACCGCCAAGGAAGATGACACATCCATTCACCATTCTGACACCGATTCAATCCCTTGTTCATCATGAATTGTTGCCTCTCTTTCTGTTGCTCTGCACTGTTTTTTGTAGTGATCTCTTGTTAGGTTCTAAACTGGAGTTTGATAATCTGGTGTTGAATCTTGTAGATGGCTCTCATAATTGGTTAGCGCCTCAGTGGTGCTCCTGACGTCTGAGTAGTTGTACCAGCTGTCTAGTTCTGATCCATATCCTTAGAAGTTAAATGGATATACAAGTAGTCGTTGGTAAATTGAGGTTTCTATGTACTGCgcagttgttgttttttgacAGTAATGTACTGCGTAGTTTGTTTGGTGCTTGTTTGGCCTTCATGATGAAAGTCGTTTCACATGGACGTGCCCCTCTTGTCAGCGACGTCAATCCCATTCGACACATGCATTAAGAAAGAAGTTGATATTTCATCTCAAATGTATGTCTCCGGACACATAACCTCAGAAATCGAAAACTGTTTAGTTATAACCCTGAAATTCCTAATACTAGATAAATCATCCTCACATGGCACATTCAAGACGGTTTAGCGCAAGATTAGGCAAGTTAACCGTTGACGTGGCCATCTTGGAAAAAATACAGTTTCCTGATTCACCTTGTTGAACTAGATCTTGCTTGTGTCAAGGGTGGTCTGCGAGAGGCCCGGGAAACGGTGCTTGATACAGAGCAAGAGGCTGTCGGCCCTGCTGGCCAGCGCCATGTTCTTGCCGCCGTCGCTGCCATCGTCGGTGGCGAGCTCCTTGACCTTTCTCCACTGCACCcatctcccgccgccgccgtgtgcAAGGCTTGTGCTTGCCTTGCGTCTATTGGTTCAGACCACAAAACGCAAGCTGAGATATGCGGGGTTTGTGGCCacaggccggcggcggcggaggcggtgcccCCGGCGAAGCTGGACTCTGCCTTCCCCACCCAGGTGCTCAAGGacttcctcttcctcggcaGCTACGACAACGCCTCCCGCTCCGAGGTCCTCAAGACGCTCAACATCACCCACATCCTCAACGTGCGTAATGTGACCCTTCTCCCGATCCCCGTTCCACCTTAGTTTGATTATTTTGCGGATGGTGAAGTCGGGGatgtattacatcttgaatcCATGATGCCCTTTTGTGCAATATTCATTCTCTGTGCGCTTTTGCTCTAGGGTTTGGTAATTTTTGGGATTGTTTGAAAGCGTGATTCTCGAGTTGTAAGTTTGCCCTGTTGTATTGATTAGTTGCTGAGAAGGCGGAAAGGTTGTCCTCTACTCCTAATACAATTTGTCCACTCGCTGGTATAAATGTTGCAAGAAGGGTGGTTTGACGTGAGCATTGCACCGTTACAGATTCCTGTACAGTCCAATGGTAATATGTCATGCATCGTTGTGACTGTCTACTTATGGAGTACCTCTTGAGTCATGAATTTATCATACGCTACACTTGCTTGAAAGGTTATTTTGTCTGTTTTGGGTATGGTAAATAAGGACTGCTTGTATATTTTAGTATGCAGTTAAATGAAGTTGCTTGCAAGGAAAAGGGAATGCTTAATGTGTAGAAACCTTGTGGTGaattgaaacaaaaaatgttccTTCAGAGCAAGAAAAAGACAAACATCACGAATGGCTTCTTTGAACCAGATGTCGAATAGGAGGAGCCACGTGCGAAATTGAAAGAGTGGCACTTGATTGAGAAACTTATATAAAAGAGTGTGAATCACTGGTTATCTTTGACTGATTTTAATAAATGGTATTGAAAGTGATGAACAACATATGTTTCTAATTACGACTATTTATGTATGCTTTCATACATGCTAACCTGATATCTGGCACTTAAGGTTTCATCAGGTAACTGAAATTAGCAAAACAATTGAACATGATATAAACCGATATAGTAATTTTACTTAATAATGCTTGTTAATATGAAATTACTAAGAAATGAGAAATGTCGACGGGAAAAAAAGTTGAGGAACTTTTTGCAGCGATCTTCTTGTTCTGTCCTCATTTTAATATATCCTTGCGATGAACTGCTCAAATAAATATGATAATTGGCAACATAATATTGTATTTGTTGTCTACTGTTTAGAAGTTAAGCATGTCAGCATCAACTTTATTTATCTCATGCTTCGTTTGAAATTCGAAGGTTACTCACAGTGTATTTCTTAACAGACCATGCCAGATTGCCATAATCTTTATCGGAATTTATTCGCTTATCACTGCCttcaagatgataaaactttGGATTTTGATGGTGCAACCCAGTTTCTACGTATGGTCCATATTATGCTTTCAGCATTTTGGTCTGGAATAGGTTGGATGTTGTCTACATTTTCCCTTTGTTTGTCCTGTGAACCTGACATTTTTAACTTATGTTGTTAACTTGTTACATCATATATTCTTTCAATTTTATCATATTGTGGTCTATCGCCTGTCATTTCTTCTAGTAGCTTGGCCTTCCCATGATTGTTTGAACATGACTTTTGAAACCGTCCTGCCCTtaaacttgtttttttctgaCAATAATgaaatatgtatttttatatcaATATATGTTCTACTTTGTCTCTTCTTAGTTCTTTGACCTGCTGAATGCATTCCTATCTTTCCTTTTCCGCCGTTTTTTGCATATATATGAACAAATATACTACTGCAATAGGGAACAGgttgtatttttcttctccaaTACTGAGCTGGGAGATATCATTGCCCTCTTACTGGCTATGAAGATGTTTGGCTCATTGTGTCTTTCTCTGCAATTGCAGAACAATGTGTAAGAGAGAAATCACGTGTTCTTGTCCATTGCATGTCCGGGAAAAACAGGTGCTTTATTGTAGTTGTTAGCATTGTTGTGGTTAATTGATGAGTGCTTATCTCGAATACACTACTGATTGGTCAATACTTCTCTGGGAGCATTTTTCAGGTCAGCCGCTGTTGTCACAGCTTTCTTGATGAAGTCTAGAGGGTGGAGAGTTGCGCAGTGTTTCCAGTGGGTGAAAGACCGGCGACCACAGGTGCTACTGACAGAAGGTAATTTCGTATGCTTGCCAATCAACCcgtcataatttttttatctgaATCAGTAATAGGGAAATTGGTGTGAGAAGATAAATTGGACTACCCTCTTTAGTTATTGAGAGATGTGTTGTCGTTGAATTATATCATTGGTAGTAGTTATATATAGTGAAATGGACTTGGTAAGAAATTTGACTGCCCTATTAATTAATAAACAGATGTCTTATCATTGAATGAATCAAATGTTTTCAGGAGCTAGGTTTATAGTATGTCATTAACATTCTCATTGCAAGTTGGCCGGAGGAGCTTATGGATGACATTTATGCAGATTATTACTTATGTTTCCTTAATTTTGGCATGTCGGAGAGTAAATTTAGCTATTCTTTTTCTCATGAAGTCATTGTCATTCTTgttaatgaaaaaaaaagacaattaAGCAGTTGAGTAATTATGCCCTTTTTGCATTTTCAAATAGTATTATGGACCGATTTGTTGGTGCTGCAATCCAATTGTGTTAGGATTACCATAAGATAATCGTAACCTCTTTTTTACAGCTTCTCAGGGTCTACTTGTTGAGTATGAACAGAAGCTCTTTGGACCAAATGCTAGCATACTAGCTCAAACTGTGGTTCTAACTGAGTCATTTCCTTCACTCGGATTTGGTTTCCCGGAACCATCAGGTGACATACAAGTGCCTGCATTCAGCCAGTCTCATGTCCCATCCATTTTCGAGCGAGCTGGCCCAAACAATGTTCCTagcaatttttcttttggagagGGTATTATGGAAGTCAATCCTAGCAACAGTGGCACGGTCACCTCAACTTCATGCGATAACCAGATGGACAGCTCGTAAGATGACTTAACAGGCTGTGTTATGAACTTGCTGCGTTACAGCAAGGTCTATCGGATGTCACTTGATACTTTAGATTTCACTAGATTGAGAAATGTTTCTGGAAAATTATGTGTGGGCTTATATGGCAGTAGACTCAGCAATTCACTGTGGCTTTGATTGTGTTACTTTGCCTGCATGACACCTTGGGAACATATGATATGCACTGCGAGCCTGTTTTTTACATGCACTCGAGCCTTTAACGTACTAATGCACCCAGCCGTAAACTACTACACACGACCCTTGTGATTTTGCCAAGTAATTCATTTCCTTACGGTTGGTAATGGCAAATTACACTGCCTGACATTATCCTCGGTGTCCCACAATCCTTGCACTTCACCATCTCTGGACACGCTGAAGCAGAAGCCCCCACAGCCAAATGTTTTCAGCCTTGCCAATGTGTGCAAGACGCGCATGAGAACTAACGGGGCTGCTAGTTCGCGGATCTCCTGCCAGCACTGCCCCAATCTGCCAAACTCATGCCACCAGCACCAACCCAAATGCCACCACTCCGTCCATCCCTTTAAGCTCGGGGTACCGACGATCGGACTTATCTCGCCAGCGGCTCATCGACTCTTCGCTTTGTTGTTGTCTCCACTCCAGCTCAAATATTGCACGTCCTCGCCTTCTCCACCGCAACCAGCTATGTCACTTTCAGCTCCGGCTCTCTCTCGTCTCCCCTCTATCGTCACCTCTGTGGCCCACCGTGTCGATGCGGACTCCGACTTAGCGGCACCTCCGCCGTCACTGACGCGGCCAGCcactcgccgccggctgctgctcggTCTCGAGAGAGATGATATCGATACGAAGACAGATGCAAGAGAGGGATGAAGACAGGAGAAAGACGGCAGAGGGTTGGAGAGACAAGGGAGAGTGGAGGCGGGGCCTGCAACGCATCGTATAATGTGGTTGTCGGCCAAAAGGTGTTTTgacgaaaaaaataaattgtgATGCCATGAACTAAAAATGTCTAGCATGAACCCGGACATAAGGTCTGAATGAGAACTCAGGAATCATGGAGTATAACTAGCACCATATGTCATTTTAGTTCATAT includes:
- the LOC100842961 gene encoding protein-tyrosine-phosphatase IBR5 isoform X2, which translates into the protein MTMPDCHNLYRNLFAYHCLQDDKTLDFDGATQFLRMVHIMLSAFWSGIEQCVREKSRVLVHCMSGKNRSAAVVTAFLMKSRGWRVAQCFQWVKDRRPQVLLTEASQGLLVEYEQKLFGPNASILAQTVVLTESFPSLGFGFPEPSGDIQVPAFSQSHVPSIFERAGPNNVPSNFSFGEGIMEVNPSNSGTVTSTSCDNQMDSS
- the LOC100842961 gene encoding protein-tyrosine-phosphatase IBR5 isoform X4, with translation MPDCHNLYRNLFAYHCLQDDKTLDFDGATQFLRMVHIMLSAFWSGIEQCVREKSRVLVHCMSGKNRSAAVVTAFLMKSRGWRVAQCFQWVKDRRPQVLLTEASQGLLVEYEQKLFGPNASILAQTVVLTESFPSLGFGFPEPSGDIQVPAFSQSHVPSIFERAGPNNVPSNFSFGEGIMEVNPSNSGTVTSTSCDNQMDSS
- the LOC100842961 gene encoding protein-tyrosine-phosphatase IBR5 isoform X3, whose product is MTMPDCHNLYRNLFAYHCLQDDKTLDFDGATQFLQQCVREKSRVLVHCMSGKNRSAAVVTAFLMKSRGWRVAQCFQWVKDRRPQVLLTEASQGLLVEYEQKLFGPNASILAQTVVLTESFPSLGFGFPEPSGDIQVPAFSQSHVPSIFERAGPNNVPSNFSFGEGIMEVNPSNSGTVTSTSCDNQMDSS
- the LOC100846520 gene encoding 65-kDa microtubule-associated protein 1; the encoded protein is MAAANGETSCGSLLQKLQFVWDEVGESDKDRDKVLFQLDQECLDVYKRKVDQALKSRDLLLQALDYSKMELARLASALGEKSIATSPEKTTRTIKQQLAALAPTLEQLGKQKKKRIQEFADVQSRIEQIRGEIAGSLEIGQQVAIPQVNEDDLTDEKLGDFQSQLQQLEKKKRERLEKVLEHVNTVQDLCTVSGMDYFSTITEVHNSLDDSIGKDRKSISNDTLSKLDRTIATLNEDKRLRLKKLQELATQLHDLWDLMDTPPEERSLFDHVACNRTSTVEEVTAPGALALDIINQAEIEVQRLDELKYSKMKEIAFKKQTTLEDIYAAAHIMLDTAAAHDKIFALIESGMEPSELIADMDSQIIKAGEEALSRKEILDKVERWIAACEEESWLEDYNRDDNRYNSGRGAHLNLKRAEKARIQVNKIPALVETLVGKTRAWEENHGLSFTYDGVPLLAMLDEYVMLRQEKEEEKKKMREQKRYSEQLLNIEREGPFGTRVSPYRLAGAKKVASPKPDNGASNAAPGRRLSTSTQQNERKSARSAGKDCKKDSAASLAVTNTTASPGKAATAKEDDTSIHHSDTDSIPCSS
- the LOC100842961 gene encoding protein-tyrosine-phosphatase IBR5 isoform X1, producing the protein MRGLWPQAGGGGGGAPGEAGLCLPHPGAQGLPLPRQLRQRLPLRGPQDAQHHPHPQQQCVREKSRVLVHCMSGKNRSAAVVTAFLMKSRGWRVAQCFQWVKDRRPQVLLTEASQGLLVEYEQKLFGPNASILAQTVVLTESFPSLGFGFPEPSGDIQVPAFSQSHVPSIFERAGPNNVPSNFSFGEGIMEVNPSNSGTVTSTSCDNQMDSS